The nucleotide window AACATAACTCTTGGTTTTTTAACGGCTAGGTTTTTGTTGGTTactttttttggcaaagttgttttttagGAAATTTTGGGAAATTTTTGGGCGACttttctaaaagataaaaaattcctaagaattaggtaaaaataaaatgaatgggaaactaataagaaaacataaaaaattaactagttgaaatgatgaaaattatcagcaatgatagaaatgaaggtaataatttaacttaacttttaaactttaaagcaaaaataacgTAAATGATCCAAAGAGAGCGTGATAACGTAAATATTGGgtgtttttgaaaaagatgtgaTATgtgcgatatatatatatatatatatatataatatagcaaCACATATTTAAGTTATCCATTTTCGGcttctttgtgttttttgaGTCGTAAAAAGTCAATGGCTTTTATATAGCATGAGAAATTAatgatgaaaatcaaaattttctataaaatttCCTTGGGAATGCCTTATTGTTATtgattattgttttatgaaattttaattttctaactTTCTTGAGGGGAAAATGCCTCCTATATCAATAATTCAATGATATCTAGGATGCTGGTTGCGTGGTATAGTAGGAAATCTGAGTTTCTACATTTTTGCCCATTTACCTTTGAGGAACAATATCTGGGAGGAATAGCTTGGGCTGGTAGACGTGAACAAGGGAAGGCGAACAAGGCAGGTCCACCGGAATTCCTGGGTGGAAACAACAGGATTTTAGTGATATCAGCAATTACAGGGATAGAAGGTTTGTTGTGGAGGGAACTAGACAACTAGTAAACAGAACATACCACTCCCTTTTCTTTGTTGAGAACTGGACGGGAAATGTGACGACTGCTATGAGGATAATAACCAGTTGGTTATCCCCCACAACCTAGACAAGAAAGGCAGCTAGGTGTTGAAACATCAGGGGGTCAAGATGCTGCTAGAGCGACATGTCTATCCACTTACGTCAACTGAATCTTCAGTgtcttttcatatttaattCCATGTCAGCTTCCCTGAACTTTCAGATGCTAAAACTTTGGTTTCCTGGCTATCATATGGAACCCAGTAGTCAATGGTCATCTTTAGGAAGGCAGATCCCATGTTGTAGTTGGATGGATCCGATGGATCCATCCAAGCTCATAGCTAGGGTCACTAACATCAACTGGTTCTGGGCTTCCCCGACTTTGTTATTTGTGTTACAGTTCCATGCTTGGACAACATGGTAAAAGAGGACATGCTCCTAGCTTAAAAGTGCGAACAGAAATTGAGAACTTTGTTATTAGGAGTGGCATTTAGATTATTTATGGTGAGGAACAAACCTTCACATCGTTTAATAATTGCAAAGGTGAAGAGACCATTCTATGCTGTTTGGACTGGTTTGACATTTTCAACAATTAGAAAAATCTTCAATGGTAGCACAAGCCTCAAGGTTAAGACAAGGACAACCTCTGGCCTCAATGTGCTGGCTTTTTACTCAAATGATAAGATCATAAGACCAGCTTCTTTCTCGGCTGCTATGCCTTCAAATACTTCAAGCGTTGGTTGGTCAAACAATTATgtattcaaagtttcaaactatGAAGGGCAGATGGAACATCCCTATTCATGGCATCCCGTGATTTGGACGATGTCAGTTCTTGAAGCTACCTGCTGAAACCTGGCTAAGTGGAACATGAACTGTGTTGGTGACATCCCAAACAGGATCCAAGTCTGCAGGGTAAATTGAATGAATGTAATGGCGAATTGACACTGGGGGCTACTGTGTGGCTGATGAGAAGCAAGTTTTGTGGCTTGACCTTGATAATTTTCTGGGACAAAGAAAAGCGCTACAAAGGCAAATTACTTGTATTAGTGGTGTGAATTGAACAATGAGACTGGAACACCAATTTCTTTCACAGCTTGGTTAAAACCCAAAAGTATAAGatcaagaaaaaacattttttctatCACTCTACAAAGGGAAACCAGGTCTGGCCTGAGAGAATTCACCAGCTTTGTGGAAACTATTTCAAAGACCTTCTCTTGGCTGATAATTAGACAGGGATGCTCCCAAGGAGCTTGCCGGTCTTTATGTCAAGGACCAGGATAATGCTTTGTCACTTAGGCAGGTCATGGATGAGGATGTGAGGCATGCTGTGTTAACCTCAGATGTTTGAAGTACCTCCAAAATCAAGATTGGATGGTTTTCCTGTAAGCTTCTGGCAATATCACtggaaaaaacattaaaagtgAAAAAGGTGTTGCAGTTAAGAGCTTCTTTCAAGTTGGTGAAGAAAGCACATCATTTCTGGTTCTCATCCTGAAGACACGGGGTGGCAATTTTGTCTCCAACTACAGCCCTCTTGCTCTTTGCAACGACCTCTAGAAGTTCTTGAACATAATTATAGCCACTAGAATGATATCTTGGTCACATAATATCTAGGGTGCATGGGAACCTTCTTGCCAGTGGATGATTTAGGACTGGTTTTAGTGCACCTTTCCTTTTTAAGGGTCTTCTTGAAAAAATGATTATGCAGATGTGTTTGCACTTTGCATGTTTATGAACATATAATCCAACATAAAATCATGCTTTTATGGACATGAAAGACGAGCTTTAGAAGCTAAAAGGGTTCAGACTGTTGGTTTAAAATCTTATCTACACctttaaaaaatatcatgttcttttaGATTCATAATGTTTTGATTGTAAACATCACATCCAGAGAGTAAATTactgaaaaataatgaaaaatgttaaaagtgcAAGGTAAAACAAGTTCCATTTTTTGTAGGTTATTCATGTTGGTTCTCTGCATTCATAAAATGCTGCCTtcaaattttcatcattttttgcaAGTGTAAGACTATTTTTCGGTGAAGTCCTTTTATGCCATTTATTGTAAATGAAAGGATGCTTCTTCTGGTAGTTGTTtctatttgtttctttaagAATTTGTCTTAGTGTTTAGAAGTTATTTACCAGTTTACTTTTTCCGTTTGCAGTCTGTACATGAGGGACGTATCTATCAATTGAAACTATTTTGTGACAAGGACTACCCAGAAAAGCCCCCAAGTGTCAGGTTCTACTCACGAATTAATTTGACATGCGTGAATCATGAGACTGGAGTGGTAAGAGTACCATCTGTGCTTCTTTCTGTTGGTTCATGTTTTGATAAAACTAATTAAACTGACAATTAAAAAGAGCCATATCTAATTTGGAttacatactatatatatatatatatatatatatatatatatatatatatatatatatatatcctttgtGCCCTAGGAAATCACAATATTCGATCCAGCAGTTCACTCCTTGTTCCCTTCCCTTCCTAAAGATATCTAGCTAGATAGGTGTGCAATCCACCACTCAATTGATCTAATCCACTTAAAAGTTCGTGTAGATCCTGTTTCCTAATGTAGATGGTCTTGTTTTTACCTATTCGTTGTTTTGTCATTTCCTTTTTAATTGGTGACACTTCTAAAGACTAGAACATATAGATCATGAAAGCTGAACATTTAATAACGATATTACTATAGGTTGTGCCTTAATCTGGGTTGAGAATGAAAGCTCTACAGTGTCATTTCTGAGGGTGTTTTTGGCATCTTACATTATATTTGTTTGATATAAATGTCGTACTGCAGATCAAGACAACTCCAAATGATGATGCTGATATCTGCACATACATGCTATTATGAGTCTATTTCCAATAtatgagaggagagagaaagagggacagATATATGTTAACGTAAATAAAACTTTTGTCTCTTTTGAGGGGTATTTCGAGCTCTTGAAGAAACCACCtgacttttatatttgcaatttaACCTCAACTGTCTGATACATGAGGTCTAGGTGCTACCTGTTTACAActttacatacatacatacatacatacatacatacatacatacatacatacatatatatatatatatatatatatatatatatatatatatatagagagagagagagagagagagagagagagatctgaaaCTGCAAGGAGTGAGGAGTGGATGGGATCTAAAAAGCTGGTCTAGTAGAGAGGAGGATCTTCCCCACCAATCTTCTCAGTTGGACACTGCAGTGTCTTCCTAGAACTTGTCTTCTTTAGAGCAACCCTTCATTAGACGTTGCAGTCATCTGTTCAATTTGACGTCCTCTGCTAATATCCATAACGGGATCCAAGTGTTGATAAAACTCATCTTTTATAGAGCAACCCTTCTCTCAGTCCTGTTCAAGTTGATTCCTTCTGGAAATAGCTGTTTGGGGTCCAGCATTCATACGTTGTGCGCCCTACTCCAGCCTCTATATGTTTTGTGTATCTTTATTGTGCATCTAGTCTTGTCCCCTTTTTTGTTTGGATGGCAATATGGGATTTGCGGAGCCCAACCAGATTGTtaaaaaaggagagggataCAAGAACGACCAGATTATgaaaaaaggagagggataCAGGAAGTGTAAAATTAACTTAAAAAAGCAGACAGGTAACTCAAAAGATATTCATTATGTACAGGATGGTTGGACGGTCCTATCCTACTTCATTGCTGGACTATGCTACCAATCACGGCTACCTGCATGGCCTCCGTGCAACATGGAATTCTTCTCACTGCTGAATAGCATTGTAGCGCTGTCTTCTACAGATATGAACATGTATCTGGTGATATTGCAAAAGAAACTGCAACTCTTCAGCTGTCCCTGCAGTCTTCTCACTGTTGAAATAGTGCCGTCTGGCTGGCAATGTTTGGCCAGCTTGGCAAAGTGCAGTTGGCTTGAAAAAAGTGTTCATTAATACTGCACTATATTGGGCTTGATACTGCTGGAGTTTATTCTGAAGAACTTGATCCTTAGTAGACCTGTTGAACTTGCGTGATCAATCGTTACAACTGTTGACGTTTGAATATGATATTTTGTCATGTGAATTTTGGAGGAATAATGATGTGTTTCTTGTGGGTGCAGGTTGAGCCAAAGAAGTTTGGGATGTTGGCAAACTGGCAGCGGCAGTACACAATGGAGGACATACTGACGCAGCTTAAAAAAGAGATGGCATCTCCACACAACCGGAAATCGGTTCAGCCACCGGAGGGAACGTTCTTCTAGCAACAGCTGGTACTGTATCTGCCACAGTTCCATTATCTAAATGCCCATGTCCGCAAACACGGAAAGGCTTTTCACACTGATTTCTTCTCTCTCGTAGGCCTTTGTTACTTGCTGGAGAATTGCTGTCTTgggttttatatttaaaatgacTTGAAACATAATGTTAAATATATTGCAACTGTAAATAGTTCTGGTTACTGTTTCCGCGTTGGTGTTTGAAAAGTGGATCTTTCTTGGAACTTTCGATGTTGCTAGAGAACCAATCGTTGCAGCTAGAAGCCAAAGAATTGTTTATGCCGCTTTCGTCAGGGCCCTAAAAAGTGATTGTCCATCTTCTCCTGCGTCACATTCTGCGAGTAGAGAAGTGCACGCAACGAATGTCCTATATTTTCCAGTGGTAGAAATCATCCTCTAGTTTGTGGGATTCAGTATCCGAATATGGGTGTTAGAGCACTGGCTTGGGTCAGTGGCTTGTAGGTGGGCAGTTACTTGTTTTTGCATGGATGCGCACACTCTTTGTGCCAATGAAGAGAGGCGATGCACCAGTTGATGTGCAATGTAGGCGCTGACGCAGTCCTGAACCTTAAGAGCATGGGAGGTGGAGAGGGGGGCTGGAGTTCTCATTTGAGGGGTAGAGAAATATGCTGGTAAGAGGAAAGTTGCGATTGATGAAGACCCGATGTGGCTTCAGGGATCGCAATAAGCGCAGTTGTTACTGATGAAATGATATCCAATCGCAGAGCATGTATTTGGGAGGTTGAAACGAGAAATAAGCCAATCTTTAGTTACTTGTTAAGTCATTCAGTAATCTACTGTATCCACCTCGATTTATGCTTCTAAAACAAGCTTTTGGTCACATTTAGTAAAGTTCAATCAATTTAGTGCTCAATTACCGATTCAACGTGGAGTTCTCTTACTAAATCTGATAAACACCCCTGGCGGATTGATATCATAATGGAGATTACGTGGAAAATTGGATTTTACGTTGCCTCTGGCAACTTGTGAACATGCATGCATTCCTGGAATCAAATCTAGGGGACGTGACAACGGCTTATTTGGAATCCACTTCTTGCTTTCTTAGACTTTGAAGAAGGGACCGAATTCCATGTTTTTAGACGGCAGCTTTGGCTAAGATGGGATTCATCGGGGAAGCACTCAGCAGAACAGCCCCACCcagaaagggaaaaacaaaggATTCCATCAACTTGGTTGTCTTGTTCTTTACACCTGTGAAGAGGTGAACCCAACTAACCAATTTATAAAACAAGGAACAAAAAGGAGACCTTTGAGTACCTCGCAGCTACCTTGGATCCACTGCGCTTCCTGCACCAACGGAACGTGCTTGCTTAATACTCTTCTTAAATGGTAAGCACAACAAAGTTGAAAAACACgatttgcttttattttatttacatatatggGGAGTGCGGGACAAGCCAATGGTGTTATCtactttttttgttgctttgaaGCTTACTCTTTTTAAGCTAATATGTATGACCTATAGTTCTGCCACATTGGGTAACCACACAATTCACTAAGGCTGGGCACCGGGCCTGGCCGCTGGTGGGTAATTGGTACTCGGCTTGACTCAGGCTTGGAAAAAAAGGGCACCGGGCCGGCTTGATAATTTATGAAGCCAGCCTGGTTGGGCCTGATAAGCTCAATTGAGcccgataatttttttaatatatattttattgatttatgtatatatatataatattttattacaattaattacatatatatatttatttatattaaaaatatattttttaatttaatcaggcTGGGCTCGGGCTCGAGTTTTAATGGTCGGGTTGGGCACCAGGCCAGatttatggtgtttttttttctgcttgagcccgatgcccaggcttacaaTTCACCCACAATAACAGGTGAGCAAGAGGAGACTAACCCCACCACCCAAATGAAAGCCGAAgctttctccttcctctcttctctttaggGTCCATGGCTGTTTTCCTGTGCTTCGAGGTGACACCTCCGCTATACACTCCCTCGGTTCCACCAACCCCAtcaaaaatgggagaaaaatataATTCACTTTCTTGTATAAGtatacaaaaaattatattttctatAGAACTTGCATCGAGGATTTTATATCCAAAAATGCCTAATTTTCAATTGACGTGAATGCGATCCTAAAGTTGATTTAGTAGAAAATGTAAACTAATTAGTTACCATTTTTTGAGTTTAAATGTGTTTCTTGAGCAATAATCGACTCAAGTGTTCCTATTACAGCAAGAGTTTCATATTGGAAAATATAATTGACGAGTTAGTTATGGCAACTAGTGGGAACTTGTGCTATGGTGTTAGACAAATGACTCAAAACTTTCCCGTTCTAGAAGGACCATTTAAAAACTCAAATGATAACCACCAAATTGATTTTGTAAAGTTAGGTTTCATCTAACAATGCAATTTGACCTAACCACAAAATGGAATtgtgatttctcatattttaagaaccaaaaaatGACAATGTCAAATCATGTTCTCTCTACTTGACTAGCTAAATTCAAGACAATACAACCAGTCAAACTTTAGGTGCGCCAATCGTCTTCTTCTTACCTTCCAATGTTGTTGGTTGGACATATTAAATTCAATCGGCTTTAGTCTTAAAATCCATGCCGTTCGAGGCTGCCGGAGCAACTCCggcactccctctctctcgtttttgACGGGGTCGACGGTCACGCTAGAAGAAAGGCAGGTCAATAATGATAAATATACAGATGGAAAAATTGAAACTTCATAGCACTTTTTCTCAGATGTCTCACATCAATTTAAATTATATAACTAGAGTCTTTCGTCAAAATTTTCGGGCTCACTGTAAATTGCAGGGCTTTTTGGTCGAGCgtcgaaatatttggattcgtGAGGCAGTTTGAATAGTTGGTTCCACTATTCATTTTAGTAGGCACTACCATTCTTCTGTCATGGGgattgatttcttttgtttgagtAAATCTGTTCAACATGGAAGGAAGTTTTAGTAGATACAATAATAACTAAAGGTACGTGAGTGGATGTCAAAACATGTCGGAACCTTACCAAGAAAGTGCAGAACAGCTACGGACCTTCAGTTACCTCAAATGGCTTCCCATGGCTAATGCATATGCAGGCACTTTGTATTAAATTTATGATGTTCTTTCAAGGCATCTGTAAAGTTTATCAGTCCCTTTTGTCCACTATCCACAatgataatttatttttcttatttgacaTGACCATTAATAAAATGAAGGCATTTTTAGGATGAACAAAGTTAATGAGAGAGATCGGgatcaacaaacacaaaaaatgagaaca belongs to Nymphaea colorata isolate Beijing-Zhang1983 chromosome 13, ASM883128v2, whole genome shotgun sequence and includes:
- the LOC116266967 gene encoding ubiquitin-conjugating enzyme E2 variant 1C-like isoform X2, whose product is MTIGSGGSSVVVPRNFRLLEELERGEKGIGDRTVSYGMDDGDDIYMRSWTGTIIGPHNSVHEGRIYQLKLFCDKDYPEKPPSVRFYSRINLTCVNHETGVVEPKKFGMLANWQRQYTMEDILTQLKKEMASPHNRKSVQPPEGTFF
- the LOC116266967 gene encoding ubiquitin-conjugating enzyme E2 variant 1C-like isoform X1 — its product is MVEFQKTGWKKAGWLIVLDSEIHVPRNFRLLEELERGEKGIGDRTVSYGMDDGDDIYMRSWTGTIIGPHNSVHEGRIYQLKLFCDKDYPEKPPSVRFYSRINLTCVNHETGVVEPKKFGMLANWQRQYTMEDILTQLKKEMASPHNRKSVQPPEGTFF